One genomic window of Roseateles sp. DAIF2 includes the following:
- a CDS encoding peptidylprolyl isomerase, whose amino-acid sequence MTQNLIQAGSFLTLHYRLAGPDGGDLVNTFNDKPATLSLGTGELAPAIEARLIGLAEGSRSRFELAPGEAFGERNPEMLQRVKLALLRQLGDPDEEYKLGDVVQFPTPDGQGSYAGLVREVGEDWLLFDFNHPLAGQPVSFEVQVIGVL is encoded by the coding sequence ATGACCCAGAATCTCATCCAGGCCGGCTCCTTCCTGACCCTGCACTATCGTTTGGCGGGGCCGGACGGCGGCGACCTGGTCAACACCTTCAATGACAAGCCGGCCACCCTGTCCCTGGGCACCGGCGAGCTGGCGCCCGCGATCGAGGCGCGCCTGATCGGCCTGGCCGAGGGCTCGCGCAGCCGTTTCGAGCTGGCGCCGGGCGAGGCCTTCGGCGAGCGCAACCCCGAGATGCTGCAGCGGGTCAAGTTGGCGCTGCTGCGCCAGCTGGGCGATCCGGACGAGGAGTACAAGCTCGGCGACGTGGTGCAGTTCCCGACGCCGGACGGGCAGGGCAGCTATGCCGGCCTGGTGCGCGAGGTCGGCGAGGACTGGCTGCTGTTCGATTTCAACCATCCGCTGGCCGGCCAGCCGGTGAGCTTCGAAGTGCAAGTGATCGGGGTGCTGTGA
- a CDS encoding Smr/MutS family protein: MKGSLHSLQDLKSLQRELQLARKLAEEAAERRAALLRLAEQERRAFELAIGPITQLKASQRERVEHERVPPAPEPLQRQADERAALLQALSDDFDVDSLLETDETLSFRRPEIGPETVRKLRRGHWALQGQIDLHGLRRDQAREALGGFIVESAKRGLRCVRVVHGKGNGSPGREPILKSRVRRWLVQKAEVLAFVQARASDGGSGALMVLLQGTPA; encoded by the coding sequence GTGAAGGGCAGCCTGCACAGCCTGCAGGACCTGAAGAGCCTGCAGCGCGAGCTCCAGCTGGCGCGCAAGCTGGCCGAGGAGGCCGCCGAGCGCCGTGCCGCGCTGCTGCGCCTGGCCGAGCAGGAGCGGCGCGCCTTCGAGCTGGCGATCGGCCCGATCACCCAGCTCAAGGCCAGCCAGCGCGAGCGCGTCGAGCATGAGCGCGTGCCGCCGGCGCCGGAGCCGCTGCAGCGCCAGGCCGACGAGCGCGCGGCGCTCTTGCAGGCGCTGTCGGACGATTTCGACGTCGACTCGCTGCTCGAGACCGACGAGACCCTGTCCTTTCGCCGCCCCGAGATCGGGCCGGAGACGGTCAGAAAGCTGCGCCGCGGTCATTGGGCGCTGCAGGGCCAGATCGACCTGCACGGCCTGCGCCGCGACCAGGCGCGCGAGGCGCTGGGCGGCTTCATCGTCGAGAGTGCCAAGCGCGGCCTGCGCTGCGTACGCGTCGTGCATGGCAAGGGCAACGGCTCGCCGGGCCGCGAACCGATCCTGAAGAGCCGCGTGCGACGCTGGCTGGTGCAGAAGGCCGAGGTGCTGGCCTTCGTCCAGGCCCGCGCCAGCGATGGCGGCAGCGGCGCGCTGATGGTGTTGCTGCAGGGCACGCCGGCCTGA
- the radC gene encoding DNA repair protein RadC, translated as MPLDHLPPEARPREKLLARGPGALADAELLALLLRTGLPGRPVLQLAQALLDEFGGWPGLLHAGVADLARVKGLGPAKRAEIAAVLEIARRSLSAELASRPVFESPEAVRQFLRLKLAGLTHEVFAVLFLDAQHRLMAMEEMFRGSLTQTSVYPREVVKRALELGAAAVILAHNHPSGVAEPSRADQALTEALSKALALVDIRVLDHLVVGAGEAVSMAERGLL; from the coding sequence ATGCCTCTCGATCATCTGCCGCCCGAGGCGCGCCCGCGCGAAAAGCTGCTGGCGCGCGGCCCTGGCGCCCTGGCCGACGCCGAACTGCTGGCCCTGCTGCTGCGCACCGGCCTGCCGGGCCGGCCGGTGCTGCAGCTGGCGCAAGCCCTGCTGGACGAGTTCGGCGGCTGGCCGGGCCTCTTGCATGCCGGCGTCGCCGACCTGGCGCGCGTCAAGGGCCTGGGCCCGGCCAAGCGGGCCGAGATCGCCGCGGTGCTGGAGATCGCGCGCCGCTCCCTGAGCGCCGAGCTGGCCAGCCGGCCGGTGTTCGAATCGCCCGAGGCTGTGCGCCAGTTCCTGCGCCTGAAACTGGCCGGCCTGACGCATGAGGTGTTCGCGGTGCTGTTCCTCGATGCCCAGCACCGCCTGATGGCGATGGAGGAGATGTTCCGCGGCAGCCTGACCCAGACCTCGGTCTACCCGCGCGAGGTGGTCAAGCGCGCGCTGGAGCTCGGTGCGGCGGCGGTGATCCTGGCCCACAACCACCCGTCCGGCGTGGCCGAGCCCTCCCGCGCCGACCAGGCCCTGACCGAGGCGCTGTCCAAGGCCCTGGCCCTGGTCGATATCCGCGTGCTGGACCATCTGGTGGTCGGCGCCGGCGAAGCGGTCTCGATGGCCGAGCGGGGGCTCTTGTGA
- a CDS encoding group II truncated hemoglobin, with amino-acid sequence MSAGTETAGPATAFDWVGGEAAVRGLVDRFYDLMDLEPGYAELRAVHPPTLEGSRDKFFWFLCGWLGGPDYFVERFGHPRLRARHLPFKIGIVERDQWMACMRQAMAEVELDPELQRRLGESFAGTADWMVNQPVVKRL; translated from the coding sequence ATGAGCGCGGGCACCGAGACCGCGGGGCCGGCCACCGCCTTCGACTGGGTCGGCGGCGAGGCCGCGGTGCGCGGCCTGGTGGACCGCTTCTACGACCTGATGGATCTGGAGCCCGGCTACGCCGAGCTGCGCGCCGTGCATCCGCCCACGCTTGAGGGCTCGCGCGACAAGTTCTTCTGGTTCCTGTGCGGCTGGTTGGGCGGGCCCGACTATTTCGTCGAGCGCTTCGGCCACCCGCGCCTGCGTGCGCGGCATCTGCCGTTCAAGATCGGCATTGTCGAGCGCGACCAGTGGATGGCCTGCATGCGCCAGGCCATGGCCGAGGTCGAACTGGACCCCGAGCTGCAGCGGCGCCTGGGCGAGTCCTTCGCCGGCACCGCCGACTGGATGGTCAACCAGCCCGTCGTCAAGCGGCTCTGA
- a CDS encoding CheR family methyltransferase → MAAAETIDHEFSFSRADFDRVRQLIYKHAGISLHDGKHAMVYSRLSRRLRDTGHRSFASYLQWLEAATGPQADQEWQEFVNCLTTNLTAFFREEHHFHALADDLKPLAGKPVRIWCCAASTGEEPYSIAITCSEALGSSASVQIVSSDIDTNVLNTARRGVYNADARGLSPQRLKNFFMRGTGANEGKIRVKPELQRWIEFRTLNLMDQQWSLGEPFQIVFCRNVMIYFDAPTQRKVLERIHRVMKPHGLLFVGHSENFTESRDLFRLRGKTIYEKV, encoded by the coding sequence ATGGCAGCCGCTGAAACCATCGACCATGAATTCAGTTTCAGCCGCGCCGATTTCGATCGCGTGCGCCAGCTGATCTACAAACATGCCGGCATCAGCCTGCACGACGGCAAGCACGCCATGGTCTACAGCCGGCTCTCGCGCCGGCTGCGCGATACCGGGCACCGCAGCTTCGCCAGCTATCTGCAATGGCTGGAGGCTGCCACCGGCCCGCAGGCCGACCAGGAATGGCAGGAATTCGTCAATTGCCTGACCACCAACCTGACCGCCTTCTTCCGCGAGGAGCACCATTTCCACGCGCTGGCCGACGACCTGAAGCCGCTGGCCGGCAAGCCGGTGCGCATCTGGTGCTGCGCCGCCTCCACCGGCGAGGAGCCCTATTCGATCGCGATCACCTGCAGCGAGGCCCTGGGCAGCAGTGCCTCGGTGCAGATCGTCTCCAGCGACATCGACACCAATGTGCTGAACACCGCGCGGCGCGGCGTCTACAACGCCGATGCGCGCGGCCTCAGCCCGCAGCGCCTGAAGAACTTCTTCATGCGCGGCACCGGCGCCAACGAGGGCAAGATCCGCGTCAAGCCCGAGCTGCAGCGCTGGATCGAGTTCCGCACCCTGAACCTGATGGACCAGCAATGGTCGCTGGGCGAGCCCTTCCAGATCGTGTTCTGCCGCAACGTGATGATCTATTTCGATGCGCCGACCCAGCGCAAGGTGCTGGAGCGCATCCACCGGGTGATGAAGCCCCATGGCCTGCTGTTCGTCGGCCACTCGGAGAACTTCACCGAGTCGCGCGACCTGTTCCGCCTGCGCGGCAAGACCATCTACGAGAAGGTCTGA
- a CDS encoding LysR family transcriptional regulator → MDSLNGFMVFVQVAETRSFVAAGRLLGVSASAIGKSVARLEEKLAVRLFHRSTRSITLTAEGTLFLERSRRILAEIEAAELELSRASGAPRGRLRVSLPLVSSLVLPVLGEFMREYPEIELDLDFTDRMVDVIEEGFDAVVRTGEPGDSRLTARRLGSFRSLLVASPDYLARRGTPQVPADLMRHACLHYRFPNSGKLEPWTLRQPAEPAELQLPTSMICNNIETRLCFALQGHGIAFLPDFSIRESLADGRLRPVLADHVGRSGVFHMLWPASRHPSPKVRALVDFLCARIFPP, encoded by the coding sequence ATGGACAGCCTGAATGGCTTTATGGTGTTCGTGCAGGTCGCCGAGACGCGCAGCTTCGTCGCCGCCGGCCGGCTGCTGGGGGTGTCGGCGTCCGCCATCGGCAAGAGCGTGGCGCGGCTGGAGGAGAAGCTCGCCGTGCGGCTGTTTCACCGCAGCACCCGCAGCATCACGCTGACGGCCGAGGGCACGCTGTTCCTGGAGCGCAGCCGGCGCATCCTGGCCGAGATCGAGGCGGCGGAGCTGGAGCTATCCCGAGCCAGCGGCGCGCCGCGCGGGCGCCTGCGGGTGAGCCTGCCCCTGGTCAGCTCGCTGGTGCTGCCGGTGCTGGGCGAGTTCATGCGCGAGTACCCCGAGATCGAGCTGGACCTGGACTTCACCGACCGCATGGTCGATGTGATCGAGGAAGGCTTCGACGCGGTAGTGCGCACCGGCGAGCCCGGCGACTCGCGCCTCACGGCGCGCCGGCTGGGGTCCTTCCGCTCGCTGCTGGTGGCCTCGCCGGACTATCTCGCGCGGCGCGGCACGCCCCAGGTGCCGGCCGACCTGATGCGGCATGCCTGCCTGCACTACCGCTTCCCCAACAGCGGCAAGCTGGAGCCCTGGACGCTGCGGCAGCCGGCCGAGCCAGCCGAGCTGCAGCTGCCCACCTCGATGATCTGCAACAACATCGAGACGCGCCTGTGCTTCGCGCTGCAGGGGCACGGCATCGCCTTCCTGCCGGACTTCTCCATCCGCGAGTCGCTGGCCGATGGCCGGCTGCGGCCGGTGCTGGCCGATCATGTGGGGCGCAGCGGCGTCTTCCATATGCTGTGGCCGGCGAGCCGGCACCCCTCGCCCAAGGTCAGGGCCCTGGTCGACTTCCTGTGCGCCCGGATCTTCCCGCCATGA
- a CDS encoding MinD/ParA family protein, with the protein MSTTPAAPVPAGSLPSARPRAGARTLAVTSGKGGVGKTFVTANLAAALAAQGQRVLVLDADLGLANLDVVLNLHPKLTLHDVFTDKATLEQAILPAPGGFSVLLAGSGMVEYSRLTPEVRDKLLDIVEQVKPRFDWVLLDTGAGISDVVLFAVAMAHDVLVVATPEPTSLTDAYATIKVLATQQGRRQVGLVVNQAGRPGEGKLICGQLQQVLQRFVGAGQPFKLELQGEVKVDATVRQAVLKRQLLLDHYPGSDAAQGIKALAAKLLA; encoded by the coding sequence ATGAGTACAACACCTGCTGCACCAGTCCCGGCCGGTTCCTTGCCCAGTGCAAGGCCGCGCGCGGGCGCCCGTACGCTTGCCGTCACCAGCGGCAAGGGAGGCGTGGGCAAGACCTTCGTGACCGCCAACCTGGCCGCCGCCCTGGCGGCCCAGGGGCAGCGTGTGCTGGTGCTGGATGCCGACCTGGGTCTGGCCAATCTGGACGTGGTGCTGAACCTGCACCCCAAGCTGACCCTGCACGACGTCTTCACCGACAAGGCGACCTTGGAGCAGGCGATCCTGCCGGCCCCGGGCGGCTTCTCGGTGCTGCTGGCCGGCTCCGGCATGGTCGAGTACTCCCGGCTGACGCCCGAGGTGCGCGACAAGCTGCTGGACATCGTGGAGCAGGTCAAGCCGCGCTTCGACTGGGTGCTGCTGGATACCGGCGCGGGCATCTCCGACGTGGTGCTGTTCGCGGTGGCGATGGCGCATGACGTGCTGGTCGTCGCGACGCCCGAGCCGACCTCGCTGACCGACGCCTACGCGACGATCAAGGTGCTGGCCACCCAGCAGGGGCGGCGCCAGGTGGGCCTGGTGGTCAACCAGGCCGGCCGCCCCGGCGAGGGCAAGCTGATCTGCGGCCAACTGCAGCAGGTGCTGCAGCGCTTCGTCGGCGCTGGCCAACCCTTCAAGCTGGAACTGCAGGGCGAGGTCAAGGTCGACGCGACGGTGCGCCAGGCGGTGCTCAAGCGCCAGCTGCTGCTGGACCATTACCCGGGCAGCGACGCGGCCCAGGGCATCAAGGCTTTGGCGGCCAAGCTGCTCGCATGA
- a CDS encoding GGDEF domain-containing protein: protein MDTSPSSPSLIDARQLQLEQALQLLQQAGALLPEAEPYSPDWLQGLVDALCDLSSKDALTGLVNRRSFEMALGREVDRVARSGEPALLMMLDIDHFKAVNDSHGHIAGDMVIQSVARAIGQTVRPMDTVARVGGEEFAIILPNCPTSFGATVAERLRERVAEQRVEVSPGQQLQVTVSLGGAFAPQWVRSSSLLWIERADRQLYRAKAEGRNRACLEPHTDSLVSAEEKGMLFAVTQQDSE, encoded by the coding sequence TTGGACACCAGCCCTTCATCCCCATCGCTGATCGACGCGCGCCAGCTGCAGCTGGAGCAGGCCCTGCAGCTGCTGCAGCAGGCCGGCGCCCTGCTGCCCGAGGCCGAACCCTACAGTCCTGACTGGCTGCAGGGGCTGGTGGATGCCCTGTGCGATCTCTCCAGCAAGGACGCGCTGACCGGTCTGGTCAACCGCCGCAGCTTCGAGATGGCGCTGGGGCGCGAGGTGGACCGGGTGGCCCGCTCCGGCGAGCCGGCCCTCTTGATGATGCTGGACATCGACCATTTCAAGGCCGTCAACGACAGCCATGGCCATATCGCCGGCGATATGGTGATCCAATCGGTCGCCCGGGCGATCGGCCAGACGGTGCGGCCGATGGACACGGTGGCGCGGGTCGGCGGCGAGGAATTCGCCATCATCCTGCCCAACTGCCCGACCAGCTTCGGCGCCACGGTGGCCGAGCGCCTGCGCGAGCGGGTGGCGGAACAACGGGTCGAAGTCTCGCCCGGCCAGCAGCTGCAGGTGACGGTCAGCCTGGGCGGGGCCTTCGCGCCGCAATGGGTGCGCTCCTCCTCGCTGCTGTGGATCGAGCGGGCGGACCGCCAGCTCTACCGCGCCAAGGCCGAGGGGCGCAATCGCGCCTGCCTGGAGCCGCACACCGACTCGCTGGTGAGCGCCGAGGAAAAAGGCATGTTGTTCGCAGTAACGCAACAGGATAGTGAATGA
- a CDS encoding MFS transporter, translated as MSRDRQDRLPIAALLALATAAFITILTEALPAGLLPQMAQGLAVSQAWVGQTVTAYALGSLLAAMPLTAATQGLRRRPLLLAALAGFVIANTVTALSGSFALTMVARFLAGMAAGLLWALLAAYAARLVPEHRKGRAIAIAMVGTPVALSLGVPAGTFLGQWLGWRICFVGMSGLALLLMLWVRVQVPDLAGQAAGRRPSLGQVFQVAGVRPVLFVVLAFVLAHNILYTYIAPVLAALGMAGRIDRVLLVFGLASLPGIWLVGLLVDRHLRALTLASTILFGLSALALGLAGHEPALVYGAIAAWGLAFGGAATLFQTAIAKTAGDAADLAQSMLVTAWNLAIAGGGIAGGLLLERLGTAMFSPVLLLLLLSTLPVVWAARRHGFPAARA; from the coding sequence ATGAGCCGCGACCGACAGGACCGCCTGCCGATCGCGGCGCTGCTGGCCCTGGCCACGGCGGCCTTCATCACCATCCTGACCGAGGCCTTGCCGGCCGGGCTGCTGCCGCAGATGGCGCAAGGCCTGGCGGTCTCGCAGGCCTGGGTCGGGCAGACCGTCACGGCCTACGCCCTCGGCTCGCTGCTGGCGGCCATGCCCCTGACGGCGGCCACCCAGGGCCTGCGCCGCCGCCCGCTGCTGCTGGCGGCGCTCGCGGGCTTTGTCATTGCCAACACCGTCACGGCCCTGTCCGGCAGCTTTGCGCTGACGATGGTGGCGCGCTTCCTCGCGGGCATGGCGGCCGGGCTGCTGTGGGCGCTGCTGGCGGCCTATGCCGCGCGCCTGGTGCCCGAGCATCGGAAGGGCAGGGCCATCGCCATCGCGATGGTGGGCACGCCAGTGGCGCTGTCGCTCGGTGTGCCGGCGGGCACCTTTCTCGGCCAGTGGCTGGGTTGGCGGATCTGCTTTGTCGGCATGAGCGGGCTGGCGCTGCTGCTGATGCTGTGGGTGCGGGTCCAGGTGCCGGATCTCGCCGGGCAAGCGGCGGGACGCCGGCCGTCGCTGGGCCAGGTCTTTCAGGTGGCGGGCGTGCGCCCGGTGCTGTTCGTGGTGTTGGCCTTCGTGCTGGCGCACAACATCCTCTACACCTATATCGCGCCGGTGCTTGCGGCGCTGGGCATGGCGGGGCGGATCGATCGGGTGTTGCTGGTGTTCGGCCTCGCGTCCCTGCCGGGCATCTGGCTGGTCGGCCTGCTGGTCGACCGCCATCTGCGCGCGTTGACCCTGGCCAGCACCATCCTGTTCGGCCTGTCCGCGCTGGCGCTCGGCCTGGCGGGTCATGAACCCGCGCTGGTGTACGGCGCGATCGCCGCCTGGGGTCTGGCCTTCGGCGGCGCGGCGACGCTGTTCCAGACCGCCATCGCCAAGACGGCGGGGGACGCGGCCGACCTGGCGCAGTCGATGCTGGTCACGGCCTGGAACCTGGCAATCGCCGGCGGCGGCATCGCCGGCGGGCTGCTGCTGGAGCGCCTCGGCACCGCCATGTTCTCGCCGGTGCTGCTGCTGCTCCTGCTCAGCACGCTGCCCGTGGTGTGGGCGGCCCGGCGGCACGGTTTCCCGGCCGCGCGGGCGTAG
- the serS gene encoding serine--tRNA ligase, with protein MLDITLLRKDLDAVIARLNTRKTPQAFLDVERYKALETERKGVQTRTEELQAKRNSLSKQIGMAKGKGEDASALMAEVGGIGDALKAGAERLEAIQVELNTMLMSVPNLPDESVPVGADETGNVEVRRWGAPKAFDFELKDHVDLGAPLGLDFETGAKLSGSRFTFLKGPAARLHRALAQFMLDVQTEEHGYTECYTPYIVNREVLEGTGQLPKFKEDMFWVLRGGDDEQVEQYLISTSEISLTNTVRDQVLDEAQLPIKLTAHSPCFRSEAGSAGRDTRGLIRQHQFDKVEMVRIEHPEHSMAALEEMTLHAEAILQKLGLPYRTVLLCSGDMGFGAVKTYDLEVWVPAQNTYREISSCSNMGAFQARRMLARFKNAAGKNELVHTLNGSGLAVGRTLVAVLENYQNADGSITVPEVLRPYLGGLELLKA; from the coding sequence ATGCTCGACATCACCCTGCTGCGCAAGGACCTGGACGCGGTCATCGCGCGCCTGAACACCCGCAAGACCCCGCAGGCCTTCCTGGACGTGGAGCGCTACAAGGCCCTGGAGACCGAACGCAAGGGCGTGCAGACCCGCACCGAGGAGCTGCAGGCCAAGCGCAACAGCCTGTCCAAGCAGATCGGCATGGCCAAGGGCAAGGGCGAGGACGCCTCGGCCCTGATGGCCGAGGTCGGCGGCATCGGCGACGCGCTGAAGGCCGGCGCCGAGCGCCTGGAGGCGATCCAGGTCGAGCTGAACACCATGCTGATGAGCGTGCCGAATCTGCCGGACGAGAGCGTGCCGGTGGGCGCGGACGAGACCGGCAATGTCGAGGTGCGCCGCTGGGGCGCACCCAAGGCCTTCGACTTCGAGCTCAAGGACCATGTCGACCTGGGCGCCCCGCTGGGCCTGGACTTCGAGACCGGCGCTAAGCTGAGCGGCTCGCGCTTCACCTTCCTGAAGGGCCCGGCGGCCCGGCTGCATCGGGCGCTCGCCCAGTTCATGCTGGACGTGCAGACCGAGGAGCATGGCTACACCGAGTGCTACACGCCCTATATCGTCAACCGCGAGGTGCTGGAAGGCACGGGCCAGCTGCCCAAGTTCAAGGAAGACATGTTCTGGGTGCTGCGCGGCGGCGACGACGAGCAGGTGGAGCAGTACCTGATCTCGACCTCGGAGATCTCGCTGACCAACACCGTGCGCGATCAGGTGCTGGACGAGGCCCAGCTGCCGATCAAGCTGACCGCGCACAGCCCCTGCTTCCGCTCGGAGGCCGGCAGCGCCGGGCGCGACACCCGCGGCCTGATCCGCCAGCACCAGTTCGACAAGGTCGAGATGGTGCGCATCGAGCATCCCGAGCACAGCATGGCCGCGCTGGAGGAGATGACCCTGCACGCCGAGGCCATCCTGCAGAAGCTGGGCCTGCCCTATCGCACGGTGCTGCTGTGCAGCGGCGACATGGGCTTCGGCGCGGTCAAGACCTATGACCTGGAGGTCTGGGTGCCGGCGCAGAACACCTACCGCGAGATCAGCTCCTGCTCGAACATGGGCGCCTTCCAGGCGCGCCGGATGCTGGCCCGCTTCAAGAACGCGGCCGGCAAGAACGAGCTGGTGCACACGCTGAACGGCTCGGGCCTGGCGGTCGGCCGCACGCTGGTCGCGGTGCTGGAGAACTACCAGAACGCCGACGGCAGCATCACGGTGCCCGAGGTGCTGCGCCCCTATCTGGGCGGACTCGAGCTGCTGAAGGCCTGA
- a CDS encoding serine hydrolase, whose protein sequence is MTHSTKDLAVNTLVASPLAGVAPVPALAPVRTVVRQALDQRRLVGAVVLVARDGELIHQQAAGFADREDARPMALDSIFRLASVSKPIVSAAALVLVAQGRLELDHDIGRWLPEFRPRLADGSPARISARQLLSHRAGLGYRFFEADADGPYARAGVSDGMDDASGIDLAGNLRRIASVPLLYAPGGAWGYSLATDVLGALVERVQGAPLAEAVRQLVTGPLGMADTGFLVRDARRLATAYVSDSPQPHRLAEGETVSPFEGAVGIAYSPARILDTGAFASGGAGMAGTAGDFLRLLETLRRGGGGLLPRELVEEMGRDQTGGLELPNAPGFGFGLGFSVLRDPRAAASPESIGTWRWGGAYGHAWFVDRARGLSVVALTNTLYEGMSGRFVTELRDAVYAAPEVAR, encoded by the coding sequence ATGACTCACTCCACCAAGGATCTTGCCGTGAACACCCTCGTTGCTTCTCCCCTTGCCGGCGTCGCGCCGGTGCCCGCTTTGGCGCCGGTCCGGACCGTCGTCCGGCAGGCGCTGGACCAGCGGCGTCTGGTCGGCGCCGTCGTGCTGGTGGCACGCGACGGCGAACTGATCCACCAGCAGGCTGCGGGTTTCGCCGACCGCGAGGACGCCCGCCCGATGGCCCTGGACAGCATCTTCCGGCTGGCCTCGGTCAGCAAGCCCATCGTCTCGGCCGCGGCGCTGGTGCTGGTGGCGCAGGGCCGGCTCGAGCTGGACCATGACATCGGCCGCTGGCTGCCCGAGTTCCGGCCCCGCCTGGCCGATGGCAGCCCGGCGCGCATCAGCGCGCGGCAGCTGCTCAGCCATAGGGCCGGGCTGGGCTATCGTTTCTTCGAGGCCGATGCGGACGGCCCCTATGCGCGCGCCGGCGTCTCGGATGGCATGGACGACGCTTCGGGCATCGACCTGGCCGGGAACCTGCGCCGCATCGCCAGCGTGCCCCTGCTGTACGCGCCGGGCGGGGCCTGGGGCTATTCCCTGGCGACCGATGTGCTCGGCGCCCTGGTCGAGCGCGTCCAGGGCGCGCCGCTGGCCGAAGCCGTACGCCAGCTGGTGACCGGGCCCCTGGGCATGGCGGACACCGGCTTCCTGGTCCGCGATGCGCGGCGCCTGGCCACGGCCTATGTGAGCGACAGTCCGCAGCCACACCGGCTGGCCGAGGGCGAAACGGTGTCGCCCTTCGAGGGGGCGGTCGGCATCGCCTACAGCCCGGCCCGCATCCTGGACACCGGAGCCTTTGCCTCGGGCGGCGCCGGCATGGCGGGCACGGCCGGGGACTTCCTGCGCCTGCTGGAGACCCTGCGCCGGGGCGGCGGCGGCTTGCTGCCGCGCGAGCTGGTCGAGGAGATGGGGCGGGACCAGACCGGCGGGCTGGAGCTGCCCAATGCGCCGGGCTTTGGTTTCGGCCTGGGTTTCTCGGTGTTGCGGGATCCGCGGGCCGCCGCGTCGCCGGAATCGATCGGCACCTGGCGCTGGGGCGGGGCCTATGGCCATGCCTGGTTCGTCGATCGCGCGCGGGGCCTGAGCGTGGTCGCCTTGACCAATACGCTGTATGAGGGCATGTCCGGCCGCTTCGTCACCGAGCTGCGCGACGCCGTCTACGCCGCCCCGGAGGTGGCGCGATGA
- the ispH gene encoding 4-hydroxy-3-methylbut-2-enyl diphosphate reductase yields the protein MTTVTTTQEVLLAEPRGFCAGVDRAIEIVERALKKFGAPIYVRHEIVHNTYVVNDLKARGAIFIEDLAEVPPGATLVFSAHGVSQAVRKEAAERGFQVFDATCPLVTKVHVEVAKLRKEGYEFIMIGHKGHPEVEGTMGQLSDGIYLVEEAADVPHVRVKDPSKLAVVTQTTLSVDDAAEILAAVKIHFPQVREPKKQDICYATQNRQDAVKVLAPQVDVVIVVGSPTSSNSNRLRELAERLGTPGYMVDAAEDLKPEWFEGRARVGLTAGASAPDVLVQAVIARLRALGATTVRSLPGVEEHVRFPLPLGLGDKSMAEVSSSRS from the coding sequence ATGACGACGGTGACCACGACCCAGGAAGTGCTGCTGGCCGAACCGCGCGGTTTCTGCGCCGGCGTGGACCGCGCGATCGAGATCGTCGAGCGCGCGCTGAAGAAATTCGGCGCGCCGATCTATGTGCGCCACGAGATCGTGCACAACACCTATGTGGTGAACGACCTGAAGGCGCGCGGCGCGATCTTCATCGAGGACCTGGCCGAGGTGCCGCCCGGTGCGACCCTGGTGTTCAGCGCCCATGGCGTCAGCCAGGCGGTGCGCAAGGAGGCGGCCGAGCGCGGCTTCCAGGTCTTCGACGCGACCTGCCCGCTGGTGACCAAGGTGCATGTCGAGGTGGCCAAGCTGCGCAAGGAAGGCTACGAATTCATCATGATCGGCCACAAGGGGCATCCCGAGGTCGAGGGCACGATGGGCCAGCTCAGCGACGGCATCTACCTGGTCGAGGAGGCCGCGGACGTGCCGCATGTGCGGGTCAAGGACCCCTCGAAGCTGGCCGTGGTGACGCAGACGACGCTCAGCGTCGACGACGCGGCCGAGATCCTGGCCGCGGTGAAGATCCATTTCCCGCAGGTGCGCGAGCCCAAGAAGCAGGACATCTGCTACGCCACCCAGAACCGCCAGGACGCGGTCAAGGTGCTGGCCCCGCAGGTGGACGTGGTGATCGTGGTCGGCAGCCCGACCAGCTCCAACAGCAACCGCCTGCGCGAGCTGGCCGAGCGTCTGGGCACGCCGGGCTATATGGTCGACGCCGCAGAGGACCTGAAGCCGGAATGGTTTGAGGGTCGCGCGCGCGTCGGCCTGACCGCCGGCGCCTCGGCGCCCGATGTGCTGGTGCAGGCCGTGATCGCGCGCCTGCGCGCCCTGGGCGCGACGACGGTGCGCAGCCTGCCGGGCGTCGAGGAGCATGTGCGCTTCCCGCTGCCGCTGGGCCTGGGCGACAAGTCCATGGCCGAGGTGAGTTCGTCCCGATCTTGA